Part of the Mya arenaria isolate MELC-2E11 chromosome 8, ASM2691426v1 genome, ATAAATAACGAATACATTCATAACAGTATTTATGAATTATCGGAATGTGTTTCTAATTCTGTGTTTCAGCCGTGTGTTGACTGGTTTTCCAGTGAAGTGATGATTCACCCTCTCTCCAACCAACCCGAACACAAGAGCAGCTTTATACCCTCCAAATGGGAAAAACTCAAGGTTGGTCATTCTTATTTGGTACTCAGGAAGTATCTTGGTCATGGGTTGacttatttttcaatgaaatgataaattatCTTTGGTGCAACAGTCCATTATACAGGAGTTTAATACGCCTCAAATGGTAGAAACTCAATGTAGGAGGTATCTCTAAATGAGATTTCTTTATCAATGTTATTTCCCAAGAAATAATAGGTTGAAATAAAAAGGATGAACTAAAGGAAGCCTAGCGAAGTATGATGAGAAAGCAACACCTGGGAGTATTATTCATTTCAGTGACATATATATTGTTCTCTTTAACAGGTGGGTCAGATGGTGCATGCCCTGGAGATGGGCTGGATGAAACCTAGCAAGCCAGATGATGAAAAAGATGAGGAGTAGAATGACGAGCCAAACTTCTACATGATCTGgaatgacgatgatgatgtgAGTCGAGATTGCACAATACTTTCAAAGATAGAGGAAAAGCATTTTAGGCTTATTTGATTTTCAAGAAGTATTTTAGGCTTGGCGTTTTCTTAGCGATTTACACAGAAACTGTTAAAGTTATTCTGATgacacttggtacacatgtttctaGTTGCAATTCCTACATGCGAAACAATGCCCTTACTGCTGCCTTCAATAGTTGTTAAGTTTACCCTCTTTAATGgtaaaaaacagacaagcatttttgtTTTCTCTGGAGTTCTCTTGTTACAGATTTGCATTTGGGTagatttctttctttaaatgaatatttaaatcacgGCTTTCTTTAAACCTTTCAAAGTAGTATGTAAATGTTTGACATAGTTACctcaaacaaaaagaaaaaaatgtttcatttctcGTTTACAGTCAGAGATGAACAAGCGATACCGCCAGCATATCCCGGCGCCAAAGACATCACTCCCTGGGCACGCAGAGAGCTACAATCCTCCACCAGAGTATCTGCTCACTAAAGAAGGAGTTTGTTATGGTTAAAGAACACATGCTTCAGTAAGGCTCTTTTTTGCGAAAttcatgtaaatgtaaaactaCAATTTCTCATTATTAAAGGTTTAAATTGTGAACGAGCAAAAGCAAGCATACTTTTTCCCATATAACGTTTACTTTCAGTTACCTTTTCCAGAAACATATATGTGTGCGCCTGAAAGATGACACGTCCGATAAGTGGAATTTTAGTAACTCTGTTACTCAAACCATATTTATACTTTCATTATACTTTCAGGAAGAGCGTTGGAAAGACAAAGACCCAGAGGATAGAAGAGTCAACTGCATACCCAAGAAGTTTTCCAACCTACGCACTGTTCCTGGTTACTCCACATTTATACAGGAGAGGTTTGACCGATGCCTGGATCTGTACCTGTGTCCAAGACAGAGAAAAATGAGGGCAAGTGCCGTAGAGAGATACTATGCTTTCAGTAAACTTATCTTAAATCTTAATCTGGCATGAAATCAATAGGAAGATGGACCCAAATTCATTAAACATTGCTTTGTCCTTTTGCTAAGAAGGATAAGTCTGATAGTTTAGGGACTCCTGCATCTCCCTCTAGCTTGATCCCTAatctttttatatacaatttctGACTTTTCTTACTTCAATTTAGATTATTTTATCCTAAGGCAGTCATGATAGACACAGTACACAATGGCCAGAATTTCCTTGTGAAAATGGTTTTAGAGAATTATAAGACATACCTGGTAAAAACAAATTGCTGATACTAAAATGCAGTGTCAATGTTAAGACATCTTAagcatgaacaaaaaatattcatgtctCTTATGATTTTACATATTGTAAACGTTTTCTAATGTTTTTGCAGATGAATGTTGATCCAGAAGATTTGATACCCAAACTGCCCAAACCCAAAGACCTTCAGCCTTTCCCTACCACACAGTCATTGGTAAGCTTATCAATTTCTATGCCCCCAAAGGGAGTCATATAGTACTCACAATGATTTGTGTCTCTTCTTAACAATCAAGTCTTAGCTGTAACTTAACCCAAATTGATTCGaatttcaatcaaacttcacagaaaaGTACTGTAGCATAGAAATGTGTTGCGCATAGCATTTGTGCTCTCGTCTCTTAAGTTCATAGTCAAACTTTCAGATCAATTGGTTACTTTTACCATGCCAACAAGGCCAAAtaggggcatttgtcacattccTGTGATAGCTCCTGatcatttttacttaaacaaaagtcttaattaactaaaaaataatatattgtcagGCTTATATGAATGGTAAGtcaaagtacaaaaaaaaatatgaagctTGTTAACAGAAACTAAGTTTCGGTCATATCTTGCCAAAACATATGCAAGGGTCATACACAGGCATGGTTCATTTCAGGCAGTGACATTTTAAGTGGATATGAACCTGACAAACGTACAACCATGGTATATCTAATCCAAGAATTTACAAATGTCTAAGTATGTTGTGTGACTGTTGactgataaataaaaaagcagcatATTCTCGTTATGTTTCCGTATTTTGTCCACATATGAGTTACCAGGATCACCAAGGATATGATCCTTAATGTGCCGCACACCCCAGCAGTTAGAATTTGGCATGATGTGAAACCTAAAGCAATTAGCAAAAAATGTCTATTTCTGTCCTACAGATCTACAAGGGACACACAGGCATGGTACGTTGTGTGACAGTTGACCCTAGTGGTCAATGGATAGCCAGCGGTGGAGACGATGGAACTGTCAGGGTTTGGGAAGTTTCAACAGCCCGGTGCTTAAAGACCACGCTTGTCCATGGAGGAGGGAAAGTCAAGTGTATAGTATGGAATCCAAACCCTGCTGTATGCCTGGTTGCTGTTGTGAGGTTAGtcattcaataatttatttcagaatgTAAACAAGTCCATGGATTAGTTGTCTCGAATGTCATATAAGTCCATTTTACAGTTATTGCTTATACTCACCAGACATTCAGTATATTTGTGTTCCATTTACGAAACACAGTTATTTTAATCATTCAACTTAAGGCTCATATAATAAGTTATGAATGATAAACCAGTGGCTTTAGAAATTGAGTTTTATACAAACCATAAAAGAAATGCATAAGGACTGTCATAACATGTTTATACTGAAATTTTCTTTAACCAGCGACCGAAGTGTAATGCTGCTTAATCCCGGGGTCGGAGATAAACTCCAGCTGTCCAATACAGACACCATGCTGGAACAGACACAGCCTGTTGACAACCAAGGTACATAAAGTGATATGGTTGCGATATTGTAGAGTTTGCACTTGTAAGTGTTCTATACTGCAAGGTTTGTGAGATGGTCTGTGCATGAAGCAAGAATAAGAATTGCAGGGAATTAAACTGTAAAATTCAAATTACATTCACACCTAGAAATAATTATCTgggttatgcccctttttagtcatttttttttgtcaaaagaaGTTTTGGTATTATAATTGCTGACATGTCATTGTCATAGGTTTTAGCTTCATAATTTTGATCATAAAGAGAACTTCCATTAATAAtggaatgttttttaaaaaagaaaggttttttccaaatacattcATGATTCTATTGACTGACCaaggaaatattttagataaaactgccattgaccattttaacatttgaaaaactgCCATTGACCGaccatggaaatatttttagaaaactgCCTTGACTATTGAACTATTTCTTTTACAGATGCTAAGGTTCCTGTTGCGTGGAACGTGTGTGAAGGGAAAGAGTTTGAAGCAGGCTTCCGACTGAATCTTTCACACGGACATGTAAGTCGATTTATATTTTGCTAAAATCATTGATTACGTAAGAAACTATTGaatttttaagttaatttatttAGGTTTGCAAAGTGATGCGAACTCACTCACACCAATTTTAGGGTAGGAGTGGTCTAGTGGAAATATTATCTGCCTCTCGCCCAATAAGTTGTGTATAAAGTCCAGTCAGGATTTTTTAAATGGCCTTTCAAAACCAGTACTTGTTTTTGCCCAGGAAATCGACTCAAGCTTGATTCTATGAGCTAACAGCCCAAAAATAATCAGTATAAACATAGCATGGGTGCTTGTCAGTTTGATTATTGACATCCACATCAGACAAATGAGTTTCCTCTTACTGCTCTGGTCACTGCAACAAAAGAAGACCTAACTCTCACTAGCACTGTTCTTAAAAGTGTGATAagtattattatgtttgactGTCAtctattgtttaaaaataaagagGGATTAACCTAAATTTATTAAGAAGAAAATAAGCTTTATTTGCAGCCTTTTTGTGAGATATTGCATTCACATTATTTGTCTTATTTTCCAGGATGTCTCCCAGGTGACATGGCATTCTAAGGGAGACTACTTCGCCACGGTAATGCCCCAAGGACAATCGCGATCAGTGCTTATACACCAGTTGTCACGGAAACGCTCACAAAACCCGTTCTCCAAGTCCAAGGGCATTGTACAATGTGTGAGATTCCATCCGCTGAGACCTTTCCTGTTTGTTGCAGTAAGCTGTTTTACTATTacgtttgtgtcttggccattCCACTTtctaatgtatttaaatacaattcgGTACACATGTCGCCAGGGACAATATGCATTTGTCAAGTTATTTCCATAACTCTTCCTATAAAttattgtcaagttatgccccttatgAGCTCCCGTGTTAGTCGAagagtttgtatatttgtttgaatactGTTAAAATCATTACTATGGACTTTCCAGACACAGAGGTTTGTGAGAGTTTACAATCTGCTGAAACAAGAGCTGAGCAAGAAGCTGATGACCAACTGCAAGTGGGTGTCCAGTCTTGCAGTGCACCCTGAAGGTAGGCTAGCTTGACCATTAACAAACTCTACTTATTAGAATAGTTGAGCTGTTTCCAATCGGACAGactgttatttaataaattgggCTGAATAcgtcagttttaaaaaaaaaattgtacattatgaaaaaattatttaaactcaAACTTTTTTCACTTCTTTGAAggtgtcatttatattttcctatattttcctttctatttaaaaacaatgagaAATTGACCTAgatatgtaaacatatatgtgtaataaataataaatgtatatattttgatctTGGacagtatatttaaacattacttaaaattgaattgtttcttAATTTCTTACAAGTTCTCTTCTTGTTATAGGTGATAATCTGATAATTGGCAGCTACGACAGCCGGTTGAGCTGGTTTGACCTGGACCTTTCCACTAAACCATACCAGACTCTCAAGTAAGTTTTGGAATGTTGAATTTTTTATAGATCTTATTCCTGAAAAAATTGGCTTATGGTTTCTCCTGTAGGTAAAAGTGTTATGAAAGTGTAAGTATAATGGAAATTATTGGCATTTAACATCTGTGTTCgaattttcatttacaattggtAAATTAAATGACGTTGCTTTTGTCCAAACTgcagaaatgaaaaaataatgatgtCATAATGGTTAGTCGgttcattaaagtgacactcttgttcaaaatcaatactaacacatgcaaaacaaatataaattttgagtgatacaccctcaaatacttactaaataatgcacttatggaaaatattaatacctataaacaatattataaccgtgtttttaatagctgaaaacgcaaaaatatttaatgattggtgatgctcaaagatttactgctatctactatggtctcataaggtagcaataccgtgttttctgcacatttctttcaatttaaactcggtatccttcctaagatatattgttttcgacatttgtacatcctttttggtatattagaacaattgtataaaatgtgttaaatcttatttttgagtaatagtgcatctttaagaaggAACACCAGGTTTCTCTGCAGAAAAAGACAAGGGCAAAATAAATGTGAAGTATTCACCGCCGACATGTTTTCCAATTGATATACCACAAAGTATAGTAAGAGACTCAGAAAAGGAAAATTTTAGGTTGGCTGTATAAATGCTATTTCTACAGCAAGGATGTTAAAAGGTGTTGTATCTGTCACAAATAACCTGTTCTACagtaaaaagatataaaaaaaatatttgtatttatataaccTGAAATGGCttagaaaaaatgtttacaatgttaATTGAATCAATTGTAGGTAACACTAGAAGGTCATTCGTCGTGTGTGTTACCATAGTGGTAGCACATCATTTCCTCCGTCAGCCATATTAAACTGCTCCATTATGTACATTGTAATTTCCGTATTTTGTAGACACCACAAGAAGGCGATTCGTCAAGTGTGTTATCACCGTCGTTATCCGCTGTTTGCCTCTGTCAGCGATGACTGCTCCATCATTGTGTGTCACGGAATGGTCTACAAGTAAGTTTTTCTACATAATGTTTATCTTCTTATGCTGATTTTTCTCCACGGTTGATGCAAGAATAATCGCAGAAGGCCATAAagaaaaatgatgtttcataCATTGACATTTTTGTGTGTAGTTTTACAGATTGCCGAAATACCGACATgaacaaattatacaaatatacatacatgatacCTCTCCAGTTTTAGAAATACATTAcggtaataatatatatctacttGCATATTTTTTGGCCTTCAATAGCTATTCTGTCTTTGCAGTGATATGCTACAGAACCCATTGATTGTACCAGTGAAGGTGTTGCGAGGACATACGCCAGAAAAAGACGTTGGCATCCTAGACTGTGTGTTCCACCCGACACAACCCTGGATTTTCTCTGCAGGGGCAGACTCAACCATTAGACTGTTTACTTGAGATTGGCCGTTTTACtgtgttatataatatgaaCTGTCATTTTACCAGTAAATTTTTGCTGGGATGAAGATGAAAATTGTGTTCACATGCTCTCGGTTGGTTCATTgtgtaaatagaaaatatgaacTGTTGTCTTTTTGAACTCTTGAGGGATAAAATGGTGAATATTGCGGATGTTTTATCCTTGTTAGTTATGTGCGTTATATAGAGTCCTGTAATTGTTTTGAACTCAAATGCTTCTGAACAAAACAGTTTCAGAATTAAATGATGAAAAAGTACAGAATAATCAGATTTGTACATTAACGACCAGTTTGATAAATTCATTCTGTGTAAATTTGGTGTGTAATAAATTGTAAGATGCCATTTTGCACAACCAAGAGAATCAAGACGTCCTTTTATCAGCAATTAATAGTATACC contains:
- the LOC128244065 gene encoding LOW QUALITY PROTEIN: ribosome biogenesis protein bop1-B-like (The sequence of the model RefSeq protein was modified relative to this genomic sequence to represent the inferred CDS: substituted 1 base at 1 genomic stop codon), whose product is MLLLPCVDWFSSEVMIHPLSNQPEHKSSFIPSKWEKLKVGQMVHALEMGWMKPSKPDDEKDEEXNDEPNFYMIWNDDDDSEMNKRYRQHIPAPKTSLPGHAESYNPPPEYLLTKEGEERWKDKDPEDRRVNCIPKKFSNLRTVPGYSTFIQERFDRCLDLYLCPRQRKMRMNVDPEDLIPKLPKPKDLQPFPTTQSLIYKGHTGMVRCVTVDPSGQWIASGGDDGTVRVWEVSTARCLKTTLVHGGGKVKCIVWNPNPAVCLVAVVSDRSVMLLNPGVGDKLQLSNTDTMLEQTQPVDNQDAKVPVAWNVCEGKEFEAGFRLNLSHGHDVSQVTWHSKGDYFATVMPQGQSRSVLIHQLSRKRSQNPFSKSKGIVQCVRFHPLRPFLFVATQRFVRVYNLLKQELSKKLMTNCKWVSSLAVHPEGDNLIIGSYDSRLSWFDLDLSTKPYQTLKHHKKAIRQVCYHRRYPLFASVSDDCSIIVCHGMVYNDMLQNPLIVPVKVLRGHTPEKDVGILDCVFHPTQPWIFSAGADSTIRLFT